GTTCGTGCACGTTCAAAAATAATCCGGAAACGTTGCTAACTTCCCGTAATCCGTCGTTTCGCATTTCGAAAACGCCCAGTTCGTTGGCGGCGCCAAAGCGGTTTTTGACCGCCCGGATAATGCGATGCTGTTGGGTGTTCCCTTCAAAATAAATGACCACATCCACCAAATGTTCCAGAATTTTTGGTCCGGCGACCGATCCGTCTTTGGTGACGTGCCCGATCAAAAACAATGTAAACGGTTGCTCTTTGGCGAGCTTGAACAATCGCGCGGCGCAATCGCGAACCTGCCCGACATTGCCGGGAGCGCCACTCAAATCGCTGTTATACAACGCCTGGATGGAATCCGCAACCACCACATCCGGCTGCTCTTTTTCGATATGGTGCAAAATTGCTTCGATATTTGTTTCGGAAACCGCCAGCAAATCGTCGGACGGAACGGGCAACCGATTGGCGCGATTTTTCAACTGTTGCAGCGATTCTTCACCGCTGACGTACACCGTTTTGTGCCCGCTTTGCTGCAATTTGAGCAGTGTTTGCAACATCAATGTGGATTTGCCGATGCCCGGTTCACCGGCCAGCAAAATTACCGATGCCGGAAAAATTCCCCCGCCGAGCACGCGATCAAACTCTGCGCTGCCGGTTGGCAAGCGTTTTTGCGAATCCGCTTCGGAAACCTCAGATAATTTCACCAGTTTCGATTTCGGGGCAACAGTACTGCGGACTGCGGACTGCGGCTCGATCACTTCCTCGACAAACGTGTTCCAGCCACCGCAATCACCGCATTTTCCCATCCACTTGCTGGTTTGGTAACCGCATTCCATGCACACATATGTGGTTTTTGCTTTCGCCATCAGTGAACCTTTGTTCATTTGTTTTCACAAAATATAGGTGAGAATTGTGATTTGTGCAAAGCGCTTTTGATTTTTTGGGGGATATTTTTACGGAATTGATTATATTTGGCGTAAGTCAATGGATTTTGAATAGTTATCCGCAATTCGAGGTGCGAAGAGCGAGAAAAATTGTGCAATTGATAAAAAAAAAATCGGTTTTCTCATTGTGCACTTTGCGACTTTGCGGCAATTGTTTCAACAACAAAAGTAATGTAACATCATGAAAAACTGGCACTTGGAAAACAGGAAAGCGATCGTCACCGGCGGCACAAAAGGCATCGGGCGGGCGATTGCAGAAGAACTGGCGCGACTCGGTGCGGAGGTGCTCATCGTCGCCCGCGATGAGGAAACACTCGGTGAAACCATCGATAACTGGCAAAATAACGGGTTGGATGTCGATGGCGTTGTTGCCGATGTCAGCGATGCAGAAGATCGCGAAACGATCATCAACGTTGCGCGGGAATCGTGGGGAAAACTGGATATTCTGGTGAACAACGTTGGCACGAACATTCGCAAATCCGCGCTAAATTACAGCGAACAGGAAATTCAGCATATTTTCCAAACCAACCTGTTTTCGGCGTTGAGCATCAGCCAACTGGCGCATCCGCTGCTCAAATCCGGCGAAAACAGCAGCATCGTGAATGTGGGTTCTGTGGCGGGTTTGTTGCACATCCGTTCCGGCGTTATCTACGGAATGACCAAAGCAGCGATGACCCAGATGACCAAAAATCTGGCGGTGGAATGGGCGAAAGATAACATCCGGGTGAACTGCATTGCGCCGTGGTATATTCGCACACCGTTGGCGGAGCAGGTGCTGCAAAACGAGCTGTATCACAACGCGGTGGTGCGCCGTACGCCAATGGGAAGGATCGGCGAGCCGGAAGAAATCGCGGGACTTGCGGCATTTCTGTGCATGCCGCTGTCGTCTTATATCACCGGTCAGTGCATTGCGGTGGACGGCGGATTTACGATAAATGGTTTCTGAAATGGAAAAGGATAAAGGATAAGGGATAAAGGATAAATAAGGAAAAAGTTTAAAGGAAAAAGGTAAAAGTTTGTGTCTGAATTTATCCTTTATCCTTAACCCTTTATCATTGAGCAAAAAAAATATGATCGAAGCAGTTATTTTTGACATGGATGGATTGATGATCGATTCCGAGCCGTTCTGGCGGGAATCGGAACCGGTGGTGCTCAACAAAGTTGGCGTGCCGATGACCGCAAACGATGCGTTCGAAACCACTGGTTTACGCATTGACGAAGTGGTTAAATATTGGCATCGCAAACACCCTTGGGATTTGCAGAAACATTCCATCGCAGCGTTGAGCGATGCGATTGTTGACGAAGTAATCGCCAGGGTCAGCCGATTCGGCAAACCCTTGCCGGGGCTTCAGCAAATCATTGATTTTTTTAGAGATAAACACCTGCCGCTGGCGCTGGCGTCGTCGTCACCGGAGCGATTGATTGTCGCCATTCTGGAAAAATTGGAGCTGCGAAACGATTTCCCGGTGATTCATTCCGCCGAGCACGAAGCCTATGGTAAACCGCATCCCGCCGTGTTTTTGTACACCGCAAATTTGCTGAACGTGACGCCGGAACACTGCCTCGTTTTGGAGGATTCGCTCAACGGGGTCATCGCTGCAAAAGCAGCGAAAATGCGCTGCATCGCTGTGCCGGAAGCACATTTTCAAAAAGATATTCGCTTTTCAATTGCGGACATGCAATTGCCGTCGCTGGAAGCATTCAACGAAACCATTTGGCAACGATTAAACAAGGGTTAATGAGGAACTGTTTTGGGTAGATTCAACGGGTCTTTTTTTCGATGGGTTGTTCAGTCTAATATTCTGTTTTTATTGATGATAAACATTGCTTCACCGGCGCAGGAATCGCCGCGAATCCGCTATCATATCGGCTGGGATCAACCGAATTTGCGGTTTTACGACGTCACAGTGACGATCGAAAAACCGGATAATCCGGTTACGCAATTGCGCATTCCCAACTGGCGACCGGGGCGATACATGATCCAGAATTTTGCGCAAAACGTTGTGGAATTCCGGGCGGAAAATGAAAGTGGCAAACCGCTGCCATTCGCCAAAATCGACAAAGACACCTGGGAAATTGCCACCGGGAATACGCAACAACTGGTCGCAAAATACCGATTTTACGCCAACGAACTGGACGCCGGAAATACTTATCTGGATGACACCGAAGCGTATATTAATCCAGCCACAATTTTGATGTATCTGCCGGGAAAAGAGTTGCTGCCCGTGGCGCTATCTGTCCAGATACCACAAGATTGGGCGATTGCCACCGCGCTGGATTTTGATGAAACCCTGCGCGCATATCCCGCTGAAAACTATCACGAACTGGCGGACAATCCGCTGATCATCAGCGCAACAATGGACAAACTGGTATTTTCGCATCAGAATGTCCGATATGATGTGGCGATCGTCGGCAACGCCAATTACAACGCCGAAAAAATGCTCGCTGATCTCAAAAAAATGGTTGCGGAACAGGTGAAAATTTTTGGCGAAGCGCCGTTTAAACGCTATGTGTTTCTTTATCATTTTGTGGATTATCGTATGGGACATGGCGTTGAGCACAAAAACAGCACGTCAATTGTCGTGGGTCCAACCGATTTTTCCGATGAATCGACATACAGCCGTTGGCTGTCATACACGGCGCACGAATTTTTTCATGCATGGAATGTCGAACGCATCCGTCCGGAGGGCATTTTTTACCCCGATTATTCGCAGCCGAATTACACACAATTAATGTGGTGGTTTGAGGGCGTGACCAGTTATTACGAAGGCATCACGCTGACGCGGATGGGCTATTATCCGTTATTTCGTTATTTGGGGAAAATGGCGAATTCAATTACGTCGTTGGAAAATAATGCCGGCAACCGGATTACCAGCGCCGCGCAAGCCAGTTTTGATGACTGGGCAAAAGCATTCGGTGCACCGCCGGGAACCAGTATTTCATTTTACCAAAAGGGCGAAATTTTGGGATTTTTGCTCGATCTGGAAATCCGCAAACGCACCGATAACCAACAATCGCTGGATGATGTGATGCGTCTGTTGTGGAAAAAATACGGCAGCCAACAGCTCGGCGTGCCGGAAAACGGCATCCAAACAGCGATAGAGGCAGTTGCCGGCAGCAGTTTTGCAGATTTTTTTGAGCGATATGTTTCGG
The window above is part of the Calditrichia bacterium genome. Proteins encoded here:
- the radA gene encoding DNA repair protein RadA; amino-acid sequence: MAKAKTTYVCMECGYQTSKWMGKCGDCGGWNTFVEEVIEPQSAVRSTVAPKSKLVKLSEVSEADSQKRLPTGSAEFDRVLGGGIFPASVILLAGEPGIGKSTLMLQTLLKLQQSGHKTVYVSGEESLQQLKNRANRLPVPSDDLLAVSETNIEAILHHIEKEQPDVVVADSIQALYNSDLSGAPGNVGQVRDCAARLFKLAKEQPFTLFLIGHVTKDGSVAGPKILEHLVDVVIYFEGNTQQHRIIRAVKNRFGAANELGVFEMRNDGLREVSNVSGLFLNVHEQPMAGSSIVCSYEGSRPLMVEVQALVSRSNYGTPQRTVSGFDHRRLSLILAILEKYCRLSFGIHDVFVKVAGGLRIEDPGIDLGVAAALYSSRLERPLENDAVYIGELGLGGEVRPVSFMEQRLGEAQKLGFRQSYLPVASLPDTGIRKKFSLMLSPVRRVNELLLPGEES
- a CDS encoding SDR family oxidoreductase; its protein translation is MKNWHLENRKAIVTGGTKGIGRAIAEELARLGAEVLIVARDEETLGETIDNWQNNGLDVDGVVADVSDAEDRETIINVARESWGKLDILVNNVGTNIRKSALNYSEQEIQHIFQTNLFSALSISQLAHPLLKSGENSSIVNVGSVAGLLHIRSGVIYGMTKAAMTQMTKNLAVEWAKDNIRVNCIAPWYIRTPLAEQVLQNELYHNAVVRRTPMGRIGEPEEIAGLAAFLCMPLSSYITGQCIAVDGGFTINGF
- the hxpB gene encoding hexitol phosphatase HxpB; amino-acid sequence: MIEAVIFDMDGLMIDSEPFWRESEPVVLNKVGVPMTANDAFETTGLRIDEVVKYWHRKHPWDLQKHSIAALSDAIVDEVIARVSRFGKPLPGLQQIIDFFRDKHLPLALASSSPERLIVAILEKLELRNDFPVIHSAEHEAYGKPHPAVFLYTANLLNVTPEHCLVLEDSLNGVIAAKAAKMRCIAVPEAHFQKDIRFSIADMQLPSLEAFNETIWQRLNKG
- a CDS encoding M61 family metallopeptidase codes for the protein MINIASPAQESPRIRYHIGWDQPNLRFYDVTVTIEKPDNPVTQLRIPNWRPGRYMIQNFAQNVVEFRAENESGKPLPFAKIDKDTWEIATGNTQQLVAKYRFYANELDAGNTYLDDTEAYINPATILMYLPGKELLPVALSVQIPQDWAIATALDFDETLRAYPAENYHELADNPLIISATMDKLVFSHQNVRYDVAIVGNANYNAEKMLADLKKMVAEQVKIFGEAPFKRYVFLYHFVDYRMGHGVEHKNSTSIVVGPTDFSDESTYSRWLSYTAHEFFHAWNVERIRPEGIFYPDYSQPNYTQLMWWFEGVTSYYEGITLTRMGYYPLFRYLGKMANSITSLENNAGNRITSAAQASFDDWAKAFGAPPGTSISFYQKGEILGFLLDLEIRKRTDNQQSLDDVMRLLWKKYGSQQLGVPENGIQTAIEAVAGSSFADFFERYVSGTETPDYGKYLSVAGLEIVEIDGDSSQPDLGVRLSGDERETRIRSVRPDSPAANGGLAIDDILLAVNGQRIHSENYQRIMNRFQPDETIRVAVFRRNQLREFEVQLSPNPAKRWVIRENPNATPAQKSVLNSWLNQ